CGTGCGCGCACAGCTCGCGGTGGCACGTTGGCACCATCGGCGACAATCGGCGTTCCATGCCTGAACGCGAACCCACCCGAAGCCGCGCCAGCGGTGCCTCCATCGACCTGGCCACCCCCACCCGAGCACGCCGTCCGCGCCGTGCCGCAGCGCCGCCCGAAACCGCCGAACCGTCCGATCTGCCCGTGGCCGCCAATGCGCGCACCGTGTGGCGCGGCGACATGGCGGTCTGGCTGGATGCGCTGTGCGCGTCGGTCAAGCCGCTCGAAATCAACAACGCAACGCTCGAGGCCTTGCTGGCCTGCGAGGGCCTGGCCGGCGGCCTGGCCGAGCGCGTGGTGTCTGCGCGCAGCACCACGCCCTTCACCGACTGGTCTGACCTGATGCGGCGCGTGCGCGGCATCGGTGCACGCCTGGCGCGCCGCCTGTCCGAATCGGGCGCCACGGTCAACGGCGTGCACTACGCCGGCGCCCCCACGCGACCGTCGGTGTCCTGACCCAGCAGGGCGCTTGAGCGCACGTTGTGCGCCCCTCATGCGTCCTCATGCGCCCATCGGTGTGCCCCGGCAACGGGCGCACACCCGCAATCCAAAAGGGCCCGCCTTGCGCGGGCCCTTCTTCATCCGGTCAGGCCTCGTAGACGATGGCCGCGCGGCCTTCACCGGCCAGCGCACGCACCCGCGCCAGCGCCTCGTCGCAGGGCCAGATGCGGGCCGCGTCGCCCAGCTCCAGCTCGGCCTCGGCGCCGGGCCGCCGGAGCTTCAGACGCAGCATCAGGCCCTGGGTGATCTCGCCCTGCTCGGTGCTTTCGCGCCGCGCCGGCCAGGTGGTCACCAGTTCGTCCAGCAGGCGCGGGTCGCGCTCGGCGGCGCTGCCGTCGAGCGTGAGGCTCAGCCAGCGGCCAAAACGCGCGCGCGCCGCGGCCAGGCCCCACACCGCCTGCACATTGCAGCGCAGGCCGCCGCCATTGAAGCGGTCGGTCTGCACCCGGCCCTGGATCAGCAGCAGTTCGTCGTCCTTCAGCAGGTCTTTCGCGCTCTCGATCAGGGCCTCGTTGGCCACGCACTCGATGCTCTCGGTCTTGTCGTCGAGCTTGAAGATGGCCACGCGGCCGCGCTGGCCGTTGATGAAGCGCAGGTCGCTGACGATGCCGGCCACCAGCTGCGGATCGCGGCTGTCCACCAGGTCGGCCACCTGGCGCTTGCAGAAGCGCCGCACCTCGGGCTCGCACTCGTCGAACAGGTGGCCCGAGAGGTAGAAGCCGATGGCCGTCTTCTCGTGCGACAGGCGCTCGCGCACGCCCCAGGGCGCGGCGGCCACCAGCGGCGGCTCCTGCGCATGCGAGCCGTGGCTGTCGTCGTCGAACAGGCCGCCCTGCGAGGCATTGGCCACCTGGGCCTCGGCAAATTCAAAACCCAGGCCCACGCTGGCCAGCAGGCGCGAGCGGCCGCGGTCGGTGTCGGCGCAGGCGGGGTCGCGCTCGATGCTGATGAGATCGAAGGCGCCGGCCTTGATCAGCGCCTCGACCACCCGCTTGTTGACGCGCTTGCGGTCGACGCGGGCGCAGAAGTCGAAGAAGCTGAGGAAGGGGCCGCCCTCGCTGCGTGCCTCGACCAGCGCCTCGATCGCGCCCTGGCCGGTGCCCTTGATGCCGCCCAGCGCATAACGAACCCGCTTGTTGTCCACCGGCTCGAAGCGCCAGGTGCCGGTGTTGACATCGGGCGCATCGAAGGCGATGTTGAAGAGCTTGGCATCGTTGAGCAACACCTTGAGCTTGTCGGTGTCGTCCATCTCGATGGTCATGTTCGCGGCGTAGAACTCGGCCGTGAAATGCACCTTCAGCCAGGCCGTGTGGTACGCCAGCAGCGAGTAGGCGGCGGCGTGGCTCTTGTTGAAGCCATAGCCGGCAAACTTCTCCATCAGGTCGAACACCTCGTCGGCCTTCTCGGCCGGGATGTCCTTCTTGGCCGCGCCCTCGCGGAAGATCTGGCGATGCTGCGCCATCTCCTCGGCCTTCTTCTTGCCCATCGCGCGGCGCAAGAGGTCGGCGCCGCCGAGGCTGTAGCCGCCCAGGATCTGGGCGCTCTGCATCACCTGCTCCTGGTAGACCATGATGCCGTAGGTCTCACCCAGCACCTGGCCCAGCAGCGGGTGCGGGTACTCCACCACCTCCTTGCCGTGCTTGCGCGCCACGAAGCTGGGGATCAGGTCCATCGGGCCCGGGCGGTACAGCGCGTTCAGCGCGATCAGGTCTTCCAGCCGGCTGGGCCGCGCCTCGCGCAGCATCTTCTGCATGCCGGTCGATTCGAACTGGAACACCGACTCGGTGAGGCCTTCGGAGAACAGCTTGTAGACACGCGGGTCATCGAGCGGCAGGGTCTCGAAGCTGAAGTCCTTTTGCGCCGGATGGCGGCGCACGATGAAGTCCTTGGCCAGCTCCAGGATCGTGAGCGTGGCCAGGCCCAGAAAGTCGAACTTGACCAGGCCGATGGCTTCGACGTCGTCCTTGTCGTACTGGCTCACCGCCGAGTCGCTGCCGGGCTGCTGGTACAGCGGGCAGAAGTCGGTGATCTTGCCCGGCGCGATCAGCACGCCACCGGCATGCATGCCGATGTTGCGCACCATGCCTTCCACGCGCATGGCCAGCTTCAGCAGCTCGGCCACCTCTTCGTCGGTCTTCTCGCGCTCGCCCAGCTCGGGCGCCTCGTGGCGCGCGTAGATGGTGGGGTCCTTGTCGGGGTTGTAGCCCTCGGGCACCGGGGCCAGCGTCACGCTCTTGCCCGGCGGCGCCGGGATCAGCTTGGCGATGCTGTCCACATGGCCGAAGCCCATGCCCAGCACACGGCCGATGTCGCGCAGCGCGGCCTTGGCGGCCATGGTGCCGAAGGTGGCGATCTGGCTGACGGCCTGGCGGCCGTACTTGTCCTTCACATAGTCGATCACCCGGTCGCGGTTGCCCTGGCAGAAGTCGATGTCGAAGTCGGGCATCGACACGCGCTCGGGGTTCAGGAAGCGCTCGAACAGCAGGTTGTAGTGCAGCGGGTCCAGGTCGGTGATCTTCATCGCATAGGCCACCAGCGAGCCCGCGCCCGAGCCCCGGCCGGGGCCCACCGGGCAGCCGTTGGCCTTGGCCCACAGGATGAAGTCCGACACGATGAGGAAGTAGCCCGGGAAGCCCATCTTCAGGATGGTGCCGATCTCGAACTCCAGCCGCTCGACGTAGCGCGGGCGCTCGGCATCGCGCTTGGCGGCATCGGGAAACAGCTGCCGCAGCCGGTCTTCGAGACCCTCGAAGCTGGCCTGGCGGAAGTAGTCGCCCATCGGCATCGGCGTGCCGTCGGCCATGAGCGGCGTCGGAAAGTCGGGCAGGTAGAACTTGCCCATCTGCAGCGTCAGGCTGCAGCGCTGCGCGATCTGCAGCGTATTGGCCAGCGCCACCGGCAGGTCGGCCCACAGCGCGGCCATCTCGGCCTGGGTCTTGAAGTACTGCTCGCGGGTGAAGCGCTTGATGCGCTTGGGGTTGGCCAGCGTCTCGCCGTCGGCCACGCACACCCGCGCCTCGTGGGCCTCGAAGTCTTCCGGCGCCGCAAACTGCACCGGGTGGGTGGCCACCACCGGCAGCCCCAGCTCGGCCGCCAGCGGCACGGCGGCGCGCACATGGGCCTCGTGGTTGGGCAGGCCGCCGCGCTGCAGCTCGAGGTAGAAGCGGCCCGGAAACAGCCCGGCCAGGCGCCGCGCCTGGTTTCGCGCGCGCTCCACATCGCCGGCCAGCAGGGCCATGCCCACGGCGCCCAGGTCGGCACCCGACAGCGCGATCATCCCGCCGCCCAGCTCGGCCAGCCACTCCCACTTGACCCAGGC
The genomic region above belongs to Aquabacterium sp. OR-4 and contains:
- a CDS encoding ComEA family DNA-binding protein produces the protein MPEREPTRSRASGASIDLATPTRARRPRRAAAPPETAEPSDLPVAANARTVWRGDMAVWLDALCASVKPLEINNATLEALLACEGLAGGLAERVVSARSTTPFTDWSDLMRRVRGIGARLARRLSESGATVNGVHYAGAPTRPSVS
- the dnaE gene encoding DNA polymerase III subunit alpha, which produces MPFVHLRTHSEYSVVDGTLRVDDAAALAKADGQPALAITDLSNLFGAIKFYKACRGKGVQPIIGADVFLEPEGTDKLPSRLLLLVQSRQGYLNLSELLGRSWVLNAQRAQAWVKWEWLAELGGGMIALSGADLGAVGMALLAGDVERARNQARRLAGLFPGRFYLELQRGGLPNHEAHVRAAVPLAAELGLPVVATHPVQFAAPEDFEAHEARVCVADGETLANPKRIKRFTREQYFKTQAEMAALWADLPVALANTLQIAQRCSLTLQMGKFYLPDFPTPLMADGTPMPMGDYFRQASFEGLEDRLRQLFPDAAKRDAERPRYVERLEFEIGTILKMGFPGYFLIVSDFILWAKANGCPVGPGRGSGAGSLVAYAMKITDLDPLHYNLLFERFLNPERVSMPDFDIDFCQGNRDRVIDYVKDKYGRQAVSQIATFGTMAAKAALRDIGRVLGMGFGHVDSIAKLIPAPPGKSVTLAPVPEGYNPDKDPTIYARHEAPELGEREKTDEEVAELLKLAMRVEGMVRNIGMHAGGVLIAPGKITDFCPLYQQPGSDSAVSQYDKDDVEAIGLVKFDFLGLATLTILELAKDFIVRRHPAQKDFSFETLPLDDPRVYKLFSEGLTESVFQFESTGMQKMLREARPSRLEDLIALNALYRPGPMDLIPSFVARKHGKEVVEYPHPLLGQVLGETYGIMVYQEQVMQSAQILGGYSLGGADLLRRAMGKKKAEEMAQHRQIFREGAAKKDIPAEKADEVFDLMEKFAGYGFNKSHAAAYSLLAYHTAWLKVHFTAEFYAANMTIEMDDTDKLKVLLNDAKLFNIAFDAPDVNTGTWRFEPVDNKRVRYALGGIKGTGQGAIEALVEARSEGGPFLSFFDFCARVDRKRVNKRVVEALIKAGAFDLISIERDPACADTDRGRSRLLASVGLGFEFAEAQVANASQGGLFDDDSHGSHAQEPPLVAAAPWGVRERLSHEKTAIGFYLSGHLFDECEPEVRRFCKRQVADLVDSRDPQLVAGIVSDLRFINGQRGRVAIFKLDDKTESIECVANEALIESAKDLLKDDELLLIQGRVQTDRFNGGGLRCNVQAVWGLAAARARFGRWLSLTLDGSAAERDPRLLDELVTTWPARRESTEQGEITQGLMLRLKLRRPGAEAELELGDAARIWPCDEALARVRALAGEGRAAIVYEA